The following are encoded in a window of Phaseolus vulgaris cultivar G19833 chromosome 3, P. vulgaris v2.0, whole genome shotgun sequence genomic DNA:
- the LOC137839325 gene encoding uncharacterized protein — protein METPFSLVYGSDAMVPVEIHKSSPRFLSFVTEESNEERRVNLDLLDEAREEARIKAEAVKRRVEHQYSSKVKPRQFQVADLVMRKAHPYELENKLSPKWTGPFRVTEAKGNGSYKLETLEGDPIPRSWNAANLKFYFS, from the coding sequence atggagacgccgttcagcTTGGTATATGGATCAGACGCCATGGTCCCGGTTGAGATTCACAAGAGCTCACCCCGCTTTCTGAGCTTTGTGACAGAGGAGTCCAACGAGGAAAGAAGGGTAAATCTAGATCTATTGGACGAGGCCAGAGAGGAAGCGAGGATAaaggctgaagctgtgaagaggagAGTGGAGCATCAgtatagctctaaggtgaagccgcgACAGTTCCAAGTAGCTGACTTGGTCATGCGGAAGGCTCATCCTTATGAGTTGGAGAACAAAttgtctcccaaatggaccgggcccttcagagtaaCCGAAGCCAAGGGAAATGGTTCGTACAAGTTAGAGACTCTAGAAGGGGACCCCatcccacgcagctggaatgcagccaatttaaaattttatttcagttga